One Blattabacterium cuenoti genomic window carries:
- a CDS encoding alpha/beta fold hydrolase → MILYSKIYGVGSPILVFHGLFGNGDNWGSFAKKFEKFYQVHLLDIRNHGKSFVSHEMNYDVISEDILKYIYYYKLNHPILLGHSMGGRAVMTFSIKYPMIPKKLIIVDISPKAYINTNQKKLIHILKKVDFDVINTRKDLDLFLKRWIDDLKIRSFFSKCTQRQKNGKLCFYFSLSNIEKNYDNLIHKEIKNGSYHGPTLFLRGEYSNYLIDKDYHHIRKLFPRSKICTVNKSDHWIHVENPTDFHEKISVFLKET, encoded by the coding sequence ATGATACTATATTCTAAAATTTATGGGGTTGGGTCTCCCATTTTAGTTTTTCATGGTTTATTTGGAAATGGAGACAATTGGGGTTCTTTTGCTAAAAAATTTGAAAAATTTTATCAAGTTCATTTGTTGGATATTAGAAATCATGGAAAAAGTTTTGTATCCCATGAAATGAATTATGATGTCATATCAGAAGATATATTAAAATATATTTATTATTACAAATTGAATCATCCTATATTATTAGGTCATTCTATGGGTGGGAGGGCTGTGATGACGTTTTCTATAAAATATCCTATGATTCCAAAAAAATTGATAATTGTAGATATCAGTCCTAAAGCTTATATCAATACTAATCAAAAAAAATTAATTCATATTTTAAAAAAAGTGGATTTTGATGTCATTAATACTAGAAAAGATCTAGATCTTTTTTTAAAAAGATGGATTGATGATTTGAAAATAAGATCGTTTTTTTCTAAATGCACTCAAAGACAAAAAAATGGGAAATTATGTTTTTATTTTTCTTTATCAAATATTGAAAAAAATTATGATAATTTAATTCATAAAGAAATAAAAAATGGATCCTATCATGGCCCTACGTTATTTTTAAGAGGAGAGTATTCGAATTATCTTATTGACAAAGATTATCATCATATACGAAAGTTATTTCCAAGATCTAAAATTTGTACTGTGAATAAATCTGATCACTGGATTCATGTAGAAAATCCCACTGATTTTCATGAAAAAATTAGTGTTTTTTTAAAGGAAACATAA